In Mytilus galloprovincialis chromosome 1, xbMytGall1.hap1.1, whole genome shotgun sequence, the following are encoded in one genomic region:
- the LOC143071947 gene encoding uncharacterized protein LOC143071947: MRFLKINPVHQPGGKAKYRTYSPTSLINAYTAVKEDNVSIRRASITYGVPFQTLRDRITGIVDPECCTMGNGPFFTLDEESRLVSHLKEMAQLGYGYNRQEVVDIATDYAVMLDKKSKNEKPLTLTWFYGMLGRWPDLKVVKPRTLEVARAKAANKENITKYFNELEKALIKYDLMDKPHLIYNVDEKGVTINHNPSKVVSGVETSPQEVTSGKGDTVTILGCGNAIGNALPPYFVFPGQRMNDQLLEGSTPGTVGTVSKSGWSNSDLFMDFLSNHFKKFVPGNGHVMLLLDGHKSHVAVSTIEWARRNNIVIQLLPAHTSHLLQPLDVGCYGPLQNMYNSICHRTIRTKQCALTRYDVCSMACKAYGNALSVSNLQSAFRKTGIYPFTKDIIMELPLTPSEAFVSDIVDNEEALNSAVVENVNDSEREGVMSDEENVGVVIEGEVGLEVGRTGVSDRDEVQNDKENDSVVSVGDRMIDVAVQEKGSKSDFFVQKIVNMKRVKGEKKKKRNVLSRIISGKTVTEDDVLERMKEHVSKNPRKNVSESVTESGKKGQNGSVGSKRKRGPEKKQTAKSLKSGSQKPGTSGVSRCVNEWAIDSESESESEIREDEKCCVCKKFVPEQVRQSSSLIFTKWAQCEKCERWVHLIYCTKVRVIRRGDSFMCVFCEENVD, from the exons ATGAGATTCCTAAAG ATCAACCCAGTTCATCAACCAGGGGGAAAGGCAAAATACAGGACTTATAGTCCAACATCTTTAATTAATGCCTACACTGCAGTTAAGGAAGATAACGTATCAATTAGAAGAGCAAGCATTACTTATGGGGTACCATTTCAAACATTAAGAGACCGCATAACTGGTATTGTTGACCCAGAGTGTTGCACAATGGGCAACGGACCTTTTTTTACTTTAGACGAAGAAAGCAGGCTGGTTTCACATCTGAAAGAAATGGCCCAACTTGGGTATGGTTACAATAGACAAGAAGTGGTTGACATAGCAACTGACTACGCAGTTATGCtagataaaaaaagtaaaaatgaaaaacccTTAACCCTTACCTGGTTTTATGGAATGCTTGGCCGATGGCCCGATCTTAAAGTTGTAAAACCAAGGACATTGGAAGTTGCAAGAGCAAAAGCTGCCAACAAGGAGAACATTACTAAGTACTTCAATGAACTTGAGAAAGCCCTTATTAAATATGATCTGATGGACAAACCTCATTTGATTTACAATGTTGATGAGAAGGGTGTAACCATCAACCACAACCCATCAAAGGTAGTATCAGGAGTAGAGACATCACCGCAGGAGGTTACATCTGGAAAGGGTGACACCGTGACTATCTTAGGGTGTGGAAATGCAATTGGCAATGCATTACCCCCTTACTTTGTCTTCCCAGGACAGAGAATGAATGATCAGTTGCTGGAGGGGTCTACACCAGGAACAGTTGGCACTGTCTCTAAGTCGGGGTGGTCTAATTCGGACCTGTTTATGGATTTCCTCAGCAATCATTTCAAGAAATTTGTTCCAGGCAATGGGCATGTGATGTTATTGTTAGATGGACATAAATCTCATGTTGCTGTAAGCACAATTGAATGGGCAAGGCGTAACAACATTGTAATACAGTTACTTCCAGCACACACCAGTCATCTTTTGCAGCCATTGGATGTAGGTTGTTATGGTCCTTTGCAAAATATGTACAACAGCATATGTCACAGAACTATCAGAACAAAACAATGTGCACTAACTCGTTATGATGTTTGTAGCATGGCATGCAAAGCTTACGGAAATGCCTTATCAGTCAGTAATTTGCAGTCAGCTTTTAGAAAAACAGGCATTTATCCATTCACAAAAGACATTATTATGGAATTACCACTGACACCGTCAGAGGCTTTCGTCAGTGATATTGTAGACAATGAAGAAGCGTTAAACAGTGCTGTAGTTGAGAATGTGAATGATAGTGAAAGAGAGGGAGTTATGAGTGATGAGGAGAATGTGGGTGTTGTAATTGAGGGAGAGGTTGGTTTGGAGGTAGGTAGGACTGGTGTGAGTGATAGAGATGAAGTTCAGAATGATAAGGAGAATGACAGTGTTGTGAGTGTGGGTGATAGAATGATAGATGTGGCAGTGCAAGAGAAAGGAAGTAAGAGTGATTTTTTTGTACAGAAAATAGTAAACATGAAAAGAGTGAAAGGtgagaaaaaaaagaagagaaatgtGTTAAGTAGAATCATCAGTGGCAAGACTGTGACAGAGGATGATGTGTTAGAGAGGATGAAAGAGCATGTGAGTAAGAACCCTAGGAAGAATGTTAGTGAAAGTGTGACTGAAAGTGGTAAGAAAGGCCAGAATGGATCTGTTGGAAGTAAGAGGAAGAGAGGGCCCGAGAAGAAACAAACAGCAAAATCTTTAAAGAGTGGTTCTCAGAAGCCAGGAACCAGTGGAGTGAGTAGATGTGTGAATGAGTGGGCAATTGACAGTGAGAGTGAGAGTGAGAGTGAAATAAGAGAGGATGAAAAGTGCTGTGTGTGTAAGAAGTTTGTTCCAGAGCAGGTGAGGCAGAGTAGCAGTTTGATTTTTACAAAGTGGGCACAGTGTGAGAAGTGTGAGAGGTGGGTGCATCTAATTTATTGTACGAAAGTGAGAGTGATAAGAAGGGGTGATAGTTTCATGTGTGTGTTTTGTGAGGAAAATGTGgattaa